The proteins below come from a single Mycobacterium parmense genomic window:
- a CDS encoding nitroreductase/quinone reductase family protein, whose product MADADASAIRAERGDWIGKHLNEYLTSGGARGHIMDVRAVGGREMTTHCLIRCAGRKSGKVYVRPLIYGNFGGEIVIVGSKGGADTHPGWYLNILESDTIGVQIATQAFEATWREPEGEERHEVWAYMAHLYPPYITYQRSTSRQIPLVMLTPVRPIDVFTAQDSTR is encoded by the coding sequence ATGGCCGACGCCGATGCCTCAGCGATCCGAGCAGAGCGGGGCGACTGGATCGGCAAGCACCTGAACGAGTACCTGACCTCCGGTGGCGCGCGGGGCCACATCATGGACGTGCGCGCGGTCGGCGGCCGTGAGATGACGACGCACTGCCTGATCAGGTGCGCGGGTCGAAAGTCCGGCAAGGTTTATGTCAGGCCGTTGATCTACGGCAACTTCGGTGGCGAGATCGTGATCGTCGGGTCGAAGGGCGGCGCCGACACACATCCGGGGTGGTACTTGAACATCCTCGAAAGCGACACGATCGGTGTGCAGATCGCGACGCAAGCGTTCGAGGCAACGTGGCGTGAGCCCGAAGGCGAAGAGCGCCATGAGGTCTGGGCGTACATGGCCCACCTGTACCCGCCCTACATCACCTATCAGCGGTCGACCAGCCGCCAAATACCTCTGGTGATGTTGACTCCGGTGCGCCCGATCGACGTCTTCACCGCGCAGGACTCGACGCGCTGA
- the phoU gene encoding phosphate signaling complex protein PhoU, with protein MRTAFHAQLDSLTEMLSNMCGLAGLAMDRATQALLYADLAMAERVITDHDQVASLQTQAEEAAFALLALQAPVAGDLRRVFGSFQNVADAERMGALALHVAKIARRRHPHRALPDEVIDYFAEMGLIAVDLGNNARDVVTSRDPEQAARISEKDDAMDELHKRLFGVVMDEEWTHGVAAAVDITLLGRFYERFADHAVEIGRRIVFEATGAAPEA; from the coding sequence ATGCGCACGGCGTTTCATGCACAGCTCGACTCGCTGACCGAGATGCTCAGCAACATGTGCGGGCTTGCCGGCCTGGCGATGGACCGTGCGACACAGGCCCTTCTGTATGCCGACCTGGCGATGGCAGAGCGGGTGATCACCGACCACGATCAGGTCGCTTCGCTGCAGACTCAAGCGGAGGAAGCCGCATTCGCGTTGCTCGCGTTACAGGCGCCGGTCGCCGGTGACCTTCGGCGCGTCTTCGGCTCGTTCCAGAACGTCGCCGACGCCGAACGCATGGGTGCCCTGGCCCTCCACGTCGCCAAGATCGCGCGCCGCCGCCATCCCCATCGCGCGCTGCCCGACGAGGTCATCGACTACTTCGCCGAGATGGGGCTCATTGCCGTGGACCTCGGCAACAACGCCAGGGACGTTGTGACGTCGCGTGATCCAGAGCAGGCCGCTCGGATCAGCGAGAAGGACGACGCCATGGACGAGTTGCACAAGCGGCTCTTCGGCGTGGTGATGGACGAGGAGTGGACGCACGGCGTCGCTGCAGCCGTGGACATCACCCTGCTGGGTCGCTTCTACGAACGATTTGCCGACCATGCCGTCGAGATCGGCCGCCGCATCGTCTTCGAGGCGACAGGGGCAGCGCCCGAAGCGTGA
- a CDS encoding DUF3349 domain-containing protein has product MPLSGLLTRIVTFLRAGYPEGVPANDYIPLLALLRRRLSDDEVLAIVTELMAAAPPPVQGTDVRVAITKLTDDLPSPEDTDRVKRRLIAAGWSVTDPLDLLG; this is encoded by the coding sequence ATGCCGCTATCCGGTTTGCTGACGCGGATTGTGACGTTTCTTCGGGCGGGCTACCCCGAGGGCGTCCCCGCAAACGACTACATCCCGCTGCTGGCGCTGCTGCGCCGCCGCCTGTCCGACGACGAGGTCCTCGCCATCGTCACCGAGCTGATGGCCGCCGCGCCCCCGCCGGTCCAGGGCACCGACGTCCGCGTGGCGATCACCAAGCTGACCGACGACTTGCCTTCACCCGAAGACACCGACCGCGTGAAGCGGCGGCTCATCGCGGCGGGCTGGTCCGTGACCGACCCGCTGGATCTCCTCGGCTAG
- a CDS encoding Rv2640c family ArsR-like transcriptional regulator, which produces MPKTLPMVDMSAPVRCSPVAAGPVDDDAALDIALRLKALADPIRVKLVSLLFASEAGELCSCDLAAAVKLSESTVSHHLTQLRRAGMVESERRGMNVYHRPRRESLMALCAVLDPNCCR; this is translated from the coding sequence ATGCCGAAGACCCTGCCGATGGTGGACATGTCGGCACCGGTGCGCTGCTCCCCGGTGGCAGCCGGCCCGGTGGACGACGATGCGGCGCTGGACATCGCGTTGCGGCTCAAAGCGCTGGCCGACCCGATCAGAGTCAAGCTGGTCTCGCTGCTGTTCGCTTCCGAGGCGGGCGAATTGTGCAGTTGCGACCTTGCGGCGGCGGTGAAACTCAGCGAGTCGACAGTCAGCCATCATCTGACTCAGTTACGCCGGGCCGGGATGGTCGAGTCCGAACGACGCGGGATGAATGTCTACCATCGCCCCCGGCGCGAATCCCTGATGGCATTGTGCGCAGTGCTCGACCCGAACTGCTGCCGCTGA
- a CDS encoding ArsI/CadI family heavy metal resistance metalloenzyme, with product MPRAQLALNVEDLSEAIAFYSKLFDTAPAKVKQGYANFAVTEPPLKLVLIESPGRGGTLNHLGIEVDSSQAVHAEIARLAGEGLITEEELGATCCFAEQDKAWVTGPAGHRWEIYTVLADAQTFGAEPAKADDAIGDWLCCGPAGGAAQGEPA from the coding sequence ATGCCCCGCGCTCAGCTCGCCCTCAACGTGGAAGACCTCAGCGAGGCGATCGCCTTCTATTCCAAGCTGTTCGACACCGCGCCGGCCAAGGTCAAGCAGGGCTATGCGAACTTCGCGGTGACCGAACCGCCGCTGAAGCTCGTCCTCATCGAAAGCCCCGGCCGCGGTGGAACTCTGAATCACCTCGGTATCGAAGTGGATTCCAGCCAGGCGGTGCACGCCGAGATCGCCCGCCTCGCCGGCGAGGGCCTGATCACCGAAGAAGAGTTGGGGGCCACGTGCTGCTTCGCCGAGCAGGACAAGGCGTGGGTGACCGGGCCGGCGGGGCACAGGTGGGAAATCTATACCGTGCTCGCCGACGCGCAGACCTTCGGTGCCGAGCCCGCGAAAGCCGACGACGCGATCGGCGACTGGCTGTGCTGCGGGCCCGCCGGCGGCGCCGCGCAAGGCGAACCTGCGTGA
- the arsB gene encoding ACR3 family arsenite efflux transporter: MSESVTQGLSRLDRFLPVWIGVAMSTGLLLGRFVPALNTDLNRIRADGISLPIAAGLLVMMYPVLAKVRYDRLGAVAADRRLLVSSLVLNWALGPALMFALAWLLLPDLPQYRTGLIIVGLARCIAMVIIWNDLACGDREAAAVLVALNSIFQVAMFAVLGWFYLSVLPGWLGLPQNTISISPGQIAKSVLIFLGVPLVAGYLSRLIGERVKGGYWYESVFLPVIGPWALYGLLFTIVILFALQGDQIIDRPLDVARIAVPLLAYFAVMWSGGYLLGAVLGLGYRRTATLAFTAAGNNFELAIAVAIATFGATSGEALAGVVGPLIEVPALVALVYLSLALRHRFRRRVAPSTLDRSAR, from the coding sequence TTGAGCGAGTCTGTTACGCAAGGCCTTTCACGCCTGGACCGCTTTCTGCCCGTGTGGATCGGCGTCGCGATGTCCACCGGATTGCTGCTGGGCCGGTTCGTCCCGGCGCTGAACACGGACCTCAATCGTATCCGGGCCGACGGCATCTCCCTGCCGATCGCGGCGGGACTGCTGGTGATGATGTACCCGGTATTGGCGAAGGTGCGCTACGACCGCCTCGGCGCGGTCGCCGCAGATCGCAGGCTGCTCGTCAGTTCGCTGGTGCTGAACTGGGCGCTCGGTCCTGCTCTCATGTTCGCCTTGGCGTGGCTGCTGCTACCCGATCTGCCGCAGTACCGCACCGGACTGATCATCGTCGGCCTGGCGCGATGCATAGCGATGGTGATCATCTGGAATGACCTCGCGTGCGGCGACCGTGAGGCCGCCGCGGTTCTGGTTGCGCTCAACTCCATCTTCCAGGTCGCCATGTTCGCCGTGCTCGGCTGGTTTTACCTCTCGGTGCTCCCCGGCTGGCTTGGCCTGCCGCAGAACACCATCAGCATTTCGCCGGGACAGATCGCGAAGTCCGTGCTGATATTCCTGGGCGTCCCGTTGGTCGCCGGGTACCTCTCCCGGCTTATCGGCGAAAGGGTCAAAGGCGGGTACTGGTACGAGTCGGTATTCCTGCCCGTCATCGGGCCGTGGGCGCTCTACGGACTGCTGTTCACCATCGTCATCCTCTTCGCGTTGCAAGGCGATCAGATCATCGACCGTCCTCTCGACGTCGCCCGCATAGCCGTGCCGTTGCTCGCCTACTTCGCCGTGATGTGGAGCGGTGGCTACCTGCTGGGGGCGGTGCTCGGCCTCGGCTACCGGCGCACCGCCACGCTCGCGTTCACTGCTGCGGGCAACAACTTCGAACTGGCGATCGCGGTGGCCATCGCCACCTTCGGAGCGACTTCCGGCGAGGCGCTCGCCGGAGTCGTCGGACCGCTCATCGAAGTGCCCGCGCTTGTCGCGCTCGTGTACCTGTCGCTGGCGCTGCGTCACCGATTCCGACGCCGAGTCGCGCCGAGCACGCTCGACCGGAGCGCCCGATGA
- a CDS encoding arsenate reductase/protein-tyrosine-phosphatase family protein, with the protein MAMGFFRHLAGEQALAYSGGSEPAEEVNPAAVAAMAEVGIDISRERPRPWTADVVEAVDVVVTMGCGDACPRLPGKRYENWEIPDPSGLAADEVRPIRDAIESRIRLLLGQLGLTPSTIRAADR; encoded by the coding sequence ATGGCGATGGGCTTCTTCAGGCACCTCGCCGGGGAACAAGCATTGGCCTACTCCGGCGGATCCGAACCGGCCGAGGAGGTGAACCCCGCTGCCGTCGCGGCGATGGCCGAAGTCGGCATCGACATCAGCCGCGAGCGACCCCGTCCCTGGACGGCTGACGTCGTCGAAGCCGTCGACGTCGTGGTGACGATGGGGTGCGGCGACGCGTGCCCTCGCCTGCCGGGCAAGCGATACGAGAATTGGGAAATTCCCGATCCGTCCGGTCTCGCGGCCGACGAGGTGCGACCGATCCGCGATGCCATCGAGAGCCGCATCCGCCTTCTGCTGGGCCAGTTGGGCCTGACGCCATCAACCATCCGTGCCGCGGACCGTTAG
- a CDS encoding TetR/AcrR family transcriptional regulator, with the protein MPSPAASVTAESKLGGVREARRLETRSRLFDAALAEISRCGLAAADVSAIAAGAGVARGTFYFHFPTKEHVLVELERDEETRIVAELGEAEGDLSSVLTELVHRVLDAERRLGATIFRDMLGLHFASNRPVEDELAHHPLAQFLIRVITRARDAGALVADADTTELATFFLTGLFALLAIGAHDAALLTRYVTTVVKGMEKR; encoded by the coding sequence GTGCCGTCGCCCGCCGCCTCTGTGACCGCCGAGTCGAAGCTCGGGGGCGTTCGGGAGGCGCGCCGGCTGGAGACCCGAAGCCGCCTGTTCGACGCCGCGTTAGCGGAGATCTCGCGGTGCGGATTGGCGGCCGCCGATGTCAGTGCCATCGCCGCCGGGGCCGGTGTGGCCAGGGGGACGTTCTACTTCCACTTCCCCACCAAAGAGCACGTGCTCGTCGAACTGGAACGCGACGAGGAGACCCGGATCGTTGCCGAACTCGGCGAGGCCGAGGGTGATCTGTCGTCGGTGCTCACCGAACTCGTCCATCGCGTGCTCGATGCCGAGCGGCGCCTGGGCGCAACCATCTTCCGGGACATGTTGGGATTGCACTTCGCCTCGAACCGTCCGGTCGAGGACGAGTTGGCCCACCACCCGCTCGCCCAGTTCCTCATCCGCGTCATCACTCGCGCACGCGACGCCGGGGCACTCGTCGCGGACGCCGACACGACGGAACTCGCGACGTTCTTCCTGACCGGGCTCTTCGCGCTGCTGGCGATCGGCGCACACGACGCCGCCTTGCTGACTCGCTATGTGACAACAGTTGTCAAGGGAATGGAGAAGCGATGA
- a CDS encoding VOC family protein: protein MKFVSTRIITADVGRLVGFYEMITEVPAQWGNDLFAEIPTPVGTLAIGSDKTVPLFGEGSARAAANRSAIVEFIVEDVDAEYERLRGRLEEVVTEPTTMPWGNRALLFRDPDGNLVNLFTPVTEGARAKFGI, encoded by the coding sequence ATGAAGTTCGTTTCGACCCGCATCATCACGGCCGACGTCGGACGCCTGGTCGGGTTCTACGAGATGATCACGGAAGTCCCTGCGCAGTGGGGCAACGACTTGTTCGCGGAGATCCCGACGCCGGTGGGCACGCTCGCGATCGGCAGCGACAAGACGGTGCCGCTGTTCGGGGAGGGATCCGCCCGGGCGGCTGCCAATCGCAGTGCGATCGTCGAGTTCATCGTCGAGGATGTCGACGCCGAGTACGAGCGGCTGCGCGGGCGGCTCGAGGAGGTCGTGACGGAGCCGACAACCATGCCCTGGGGGAATCGCGCGCTGTTGTTCCGGGATCCCGACGGCAACCTGGTCAACCTGTTCACGCCGGTCACCGAGGGTGCCCGCGCCAAGTTCGGCATTTGA
- a CDS encoding guanylate cyclase — MPTLEQALEETRTGDLWLFRGGSRPDRAIQALTNSPVNHVGMTVAIDDLPPLIWHAELGDKLVDMWTGTNHRGVQLNDLGQAVAQWTRRYRQRCWLRQLTPPATRDQENRLLRVIARMDGTAFPTTMRLTGRWLRGRFPNAYDWTRGIPVVEDRARESTERRKERQRLGLQVAYCAETVAITYEEMGLLSTGKYSNWFDPGSFWSGDNLPLAPGYQLGGEIEVTAD; from the coding sequence ATGCCCACCCTGGAGCAGGCCCTCGAGGAGACGCGGACCGGCGACCTCTGGCTGTTCCGCGGCGGTTCCCGGCCCGACCGCGCCATCCAGGCCCTGACCAACAGCCCGGTCAACCACGTCGGCATGACGGTGGCCATCGACGACCTGCCGCCCCTGATCTGGCACGCCGAACTCGGCGACAAGCTGGTCGACATGTGGACGGGCACCAACCACCGCGGCGTGCAACTCAACGACCTCGGCCAAGCCGTCGCGCAGTGGACGCGGCGCTACCGCCAGCGATGCTGGCTGCGCCAGCTGACTCCCCCGGCCACCCGCGATCAGGAGAACCGGCTGCTGCGCGTCATCGCCCGGATGGACGGCACCGCGTTTCCCACCACGATGCGCCTCACCGGGCGGTGGCTACGTGGCCGATTCCCCAATGCCTACGATTGGACGCGGGGGATTCCGGTCGTCGAAGACCGGGCCCGGGAGTCGACCGAGCGACGCAAGGAGCGCCAGCGGCTCGGCCTGCAGGTTGCATACTGCGCCGAGACGGTGGCGATCACCTACGAGGAAATGGGCTTGCTCTCCACGGGAAAATATTCGAACTGGTTCGATCCCGGCTCATTCTGGAGTGGCGACAACCTCCCCCTGGCGCCGGGCTATCAGCTCGGCGGCGAGATCGAGGTCACGGCCGACTAG
- a CDS encoding carboxymuconolactone decarboxylase family protein has protein sequence MADPHEEGLEVFREMMPGLIPEGVTSLRDGGFAEELGDMTIDHVFGALWTRPGLDRRSRSLVTLGALVALRAGEELKFHFPIALRNGLSVEEVEEVIYHLAAYAGYPAAASARKIAQDVLSGPTTTST, from the coding sequence ATGGCTGACCCCCACGAGGAGGGCTTGGAGGTTTTCCGGGAGATGATGCCGGGACTGATCCCCGAGGGGGTGACCAGTCTGCGCGACGGAGGCTTCGCCGAGGAACTCGGGGACATGACCATCGATCACGTCTTCGGCGCCCTGTGGACGCGGCCGGGCCTGGATCGCCGGTCGCGCAGCCTGGTGACCCTCGGCGCGCTCGTCGCCCTGCGGGCCGGCGAGGAGCTGAAGTTCCACTTCCCGATCGCGCTGCGCAACGGGCTGAGCGTGGAAGAAGTCGAAGAGGTGATCTACCACCTGGCGGCTTATGCCGGCTATCCCGCGGCGGCCAGCGCGCGCAAGATCGCACAAGACGTGCTGTCCGGCCCCACCACGACGAGTACATAA
- a CDS encoding SDR family oxidoreductase — translation MDTLRDKVAVITGAAGGIGRAVACALCEGGARLVAVDLDDGGLHTLAEGLGDRGAAVLPHRADVSDAGAFEAVRDAALRRFGRIDIVVNNVGVLTNGLPEDIPVAEWQRIVDINLMSVVRSNAAFLPLLIDQGSGHVVNTASFAGLFTYSYDRLPYAATKAAIVQISEGLAIYLRPKNIGVTVLCPGPVATNITVGVPSFGRGAPLRIPGEQFALLEPAVVGELVADAILRNRFFVPTHANVVEELRRRADDWDAYIDFQISRDRGKANTDG, via the coding sequence ATGGACACCCTTCGCGACAAGGTCGCCGTGATCACCGGAGCGGCCGGCGGCATCGGCCGCGCCGTCGCGTGCGCGCTCTGCGAAGGCGGCGCTCGCCTGGTGGCCGTCGACCTCGACGACGGCGGTTTGCACACCCTCGCGGAAGGTCTCGGCGATCGCGGTGCCGCCGTATTGCCGCACCGCGCCGACGTTTCCGACGCGGGCGCGTTCGAGGCAGTCCGGGACGCGGCATTGCGGCGGTTCGGCCGGATCGACATCGTGGTCAACAACGTCGGCGTGCTGACAAACGGGCTTCCCGAGGACATTCCCGTCGCGGAATGGCAGCGCATCGTCGACATCAACCTGATGTCGGTGGTGCGCAGCAACGCCGCGTTCCTGCCGCTGCTGATCGATCAGGGCAGCGGGCACGTGGTCAACACCGCCTCCTTCGCCGGGCTCTTCACCTACTCTTACGACCGGCTGCCTTATGCGGCCACCAAGGCCGCGATCGTCCAGATCAGCGAGGGGCTGGCGATTTACCTGCGGCCCAAGAACATCGGCGTCACTGTGTTGTGCCCGGGACCGGTTGCGACCAATATCACCGTCGGTGTGCCATCGTTCGGCCGCGGGGCGCCCCTGCGCATCCCCGGCGAGCAGTTCGCGTTGCTCGAGCCCGCAGTCGTCGGGGAGCTTGTCGCCGATGCGATCCTGCGCAATCGTTTCTTCGTGCCCACCCACGCCAACGTCGTCGAGGAGTTGCGTCGCCGCGCCGACGACTGGGATGCCTACATCGACTTCCAGATCTCCCGCGACCGTGGAAAGGCGAACACCGATGGCTGA
- a CDS encoding adenylate/guanylate cyclase domain-containing protein, translating to MADALHIAVYALAGVAVLEGVGIAVLIRLLAGARRQIDELQQRADARKRLLSGGREAVKTVWQTANLVRKEGFGAAVRSSIEDLADWAEVERPDLARVTPDGRVVILFSDIEESTALNERIGDRAWVKLIGAHDKLVSDLVQRRSGHVVKSQGDGFMIAFAQAEQAVRCGIDIQQELHKDAKRKRHEEIRVRIGIHMGRSVRRGDDLFGRNVAMAARVAAQATGGEVLVSEPVREALAECDGIRFDKGRDAELKGFSGSHRLYAVQTGS from the coding sequence GTGGCTGATGCACTGCACATCGCGGTCTACGCCCTCGCCGGGGTCGCGGTGCTCGAGGGTGTCGGAATCGCGGTGCTGATCAGGCTGCTTGCCGGTGCGCGCCGGCAGATCGACGAGCTGCAGCAGCGGGCCGATGCCCGCAAACGGTTGCTGTCGGGCGGCCGCGAGGCCGTCAAGACCGTCTGGCAGACCGCCAACCTGGTGCGCAAGGAAGGCTTCGGGGCCGCGGTGCGCAGCTCGATCGAGGACCTCGCCGATTGGGCGGAGGTGGAAAGGCCCGACCTGGCCCGGGTGACCCCGGACGGCCGGGTGGTCATCCTGTTCTCCGACATCGAGGAGTCGACCGCTCTCAACGAACGCATCGGCGACCGGGCATGGGTCAAACTCATTGGCGCGCACGACAAGCTGGTCTCGGATCTGGTGCAACGACGCTCCGGTCACGTCGTGAAGAGTCAGGGCGACGGCTTCATGATCGCCTTCGCCCAGGCCGAACAGGCGGTGCGGTGCGGCATCGACATTCAGCAGGAGCTGCACAAGGACGCAAAACGCAAGCGGCACGAGGAGATCCGCGTCCGGATCGGCATCCACATGGGACGCTCGGTGCGCCGCGGCGACGACCTGTTCGGGCGCAACGTCGCGATGGCGGCGCGGGTCGCGGCTCAAGCCACCGGCGGCGAGGTCCTGGTCAGCGAACCGGTGCGCGAAGCGCTCGCGGAGTGTGACGGCATCAGGTTCGACAAAGGGCGCGACGCGGAGTTGAAAGGCTTCTCGGGCAGCCACCGGCTGTACGCCGTGCAAACGGGAAGCTAA
- a CDS encoding glucose-6-phosphate dehydrogenase yields the protein MADSDGEPSDLLVIFGITGDLARKMTFRALYRLERRDMLDCPIIGVASDDISKDKLLERARDAIEGSGEKFDDAVFARFADRLSYLHGDVTDEKLYGRLSKMIDSGARPLFYLEMPPSLFAPIVENLANANLLEHARVAVEKPFGHDLESARDLNARLRAVLDEDQILRVDHFLGKQPVEELEYLRFANLGLSKLWDRESVSEIHITMAESFGVDDRGKFYDAVGALRDVVQNHLMQVLALVAMEPPVGPSADDLNDRKAEVFRAMPALDPQRCVRGQYRGYTDVAGVAKDSKTETFVALRTEIDNWRWSGVPIFVRAAKAMPTTVTEVRMFLHHVPGCPFLPNGRPNEPNQIVLRIDPDPGMRLSLSAQVGDSWQDVHLDSSFARDLGEAVRPYERLLYAGLMGNRQLFAREDAIEQTWRIVQPLLDKPGRVHQYDRGSWGPEAAQSLLHGHRSWQSPWLPEGSQASN from the coding sequence ATGGCTGACAGCGACGGAGAACCGTCTGATTTGCTGGTCATCTTCGGGATCACCGGAGACCTGGCGCGCAAGATGACGTTCCGCGCCCTGTACCGGCTCGAGCGCCGCGACATGCTGGACTGCCCGATCATCGGCGTGGCCAGTGACGACATCTCCAAGGACAAGCTGCTCGAGCGCGCGCGCGATGCCATCGAGGGATCCGGGGAGAAGTTCGACGACGCGGTGTTCGCCAGGTTCGCCGACCGGCTGTCCTATCTGCACGGCGACGTGACCGACGAGAAGCTCTACGGCCGGCTTTCCAAGATGATCGACTCGGGCGCCCGTCCGCTGTTCTACCTGGAGATGCCGCCGTCGCTGTTCGCTCCGATCGTGGAGAACCTCGCGAATGCCAACCTGCTGGAGCATGCGCGGGTGGCGGTGGAAAAACCGTTCGGTCACGACCTGGAGTCGGCGCGCGACCTCAACGCCCGGCTGCGCGCGGTGCTCGACGAGGACCAGATCCTGCGGGTGGACCACTTCCTCGGCAAACAACCCGTCGAGGAATTGGAGTACCTGCGCTTCGCCAACCTCGGCCTGTCGAAGTTGTGGGACCGCGAAAGCGTCTCGGAAATCCACATCACCATGGCGGAGAGCTTCGGAGTCGACGACCGCGGCAAGTTCTACGACGCGGTGGGCGCGCTGCGCGACGTCGTGCAGAACCACCTGATGCAGGTGCTCGCGCTGGTCGCGATGGAACCCCCGGTCGGGCCCAGCGCCGACGACCTCAACGACAGGAAGGCCGAGGTGTTCCGGGCGATGCCGGCGCTGGACCCGCAGCGCTGCGTGCGTGGCCAGTACCGCGGCTACACCGACGTCGCGGGTGTGGCCAAGGATTCCAAGACCGAGACATTCGTCGCGCTGCGGACCGAGATCGACAACTGGCGCTGGTCCGGGGTGCCGATCTTCGTGCGCGCCGCCAAGGCGATGCCGACGACGGTCACCGAGGTCAGGATGTTCCTCCACCACGTCCCCGGCTGTCCGTTCCTGCCCAACGGCCGGCCGAACGAGCCCAACCAGATCGTGCTGCGCATCGATCCCGACCCGGGGATGCGGCTGAGTTTGTCCGCGCAAGTCGGCGACTCGTGGCAGGACGTTCACCTGGACTCGTCCTTCGCGCGCGACCTCGGCGAAGCGGTGCGGCCCTACGAACGCCTGCTGTACGCCGGGTTGATGGGAAACCGCCAGCTGTTCGCCCGGGAGGACGCCATCGAGCAGACGTGGCGGATCGTGCAACCCCTGCTCGACAAGCCCGGCCGGGTGCACCAGTACGACCGCGGCTCGTGGGGTCCCGAGGCGGCGCAGTCGCTACTGCATGGTCATCGCAGCTGGCAATCGCCGTGGCTGCCCGAAGGCTCGCAAGCATCGAACTAA
- the gnd gene encoding phosphogluconate dehydrogenase (NAD(+)-dependent, decarboxylating), with protein MQLGMIGLGRMGANIVRRVTKDGHQCVVYDHDPDAVKALAGEENTTGVSSLKELAEKLDAPRVVWVMVPAGTITTGVIEELAKTLESGDTVIDGGNSYYRDDIAHSKILSDKGIHLLDCGTSGGVWGRERGYCLMIGGDDDAFARAEPIFATVAPGVDAAPRTPGRDGEVAQPEKGYLHCGPSGAGHFVKMVHNGIEYGMMASLAEGLNILRNADIGKHIQQGDAETAPLSNPEFYQYDFDIPDVAEVWRRGSVIGSWLLDLTAIALHQSPDLKEFSGRVSDSGEGRWTAIAAIDEGVPSPVLTTALQSRFASRSLDDFANKALSAMRKQFGGHAEKPAN; from the coding sequence ATGCAGCTTGGGATGATCGGCCTGGGCCGGATGGGCGCCAACATCGTCCGCCGCGTGACGAAGGACGGACACCAGTGCGTGGTCTACGACCACGATCCCGACGCGGTCAAAGCGCTGGCGGGCGAGGAGAACACCACCGGTGTGTCCTCCTTGAAGGAGCTTGCCGAGAAGCTCGACGCGCCGCGCGTCGTCTGGGTGATGGTCCCGGCCGGGACGATCACGACGGGCGTCATCGAGGAGCTCGCCAAGACGTTGGAGTCCGGTGACACCGTCATCGACGGGGGCAACTCGTACTATCGCGACGACATCGCGCACTCGAAGATTCTGTCGGACAAGGGGATTCACCTACTGGATTGCGGCACCAGCGGTGGCGTGTGGGGCCGCGAGCGCGGTTATTGCCTGATGATCGGCGGCGACGACGACGCGTTCGCGCGTGCCGAGCCGATCTTCGCCACCGTCGCGCCCGGCGTCGACGCCGCGCCGCGTACGCCGGGTCGTGACGGCGAGGTCGCGCAGCCCGAGAAGGGTTACCTGCACTGCGGGCCGTCCGGGGCGGGACACTTCGTCAAGATGGTGCACAACGGCATCGAGTACGGGATGATGGCCTCGCTCGCCGAAGGGCTGAACATCCTGCGCAACGCCGACATCGGCAAGCACATCCAGCAGGGCGACGCCGAAACGGCGCCGCTGTCGAATCCCGAGTTCTACCAATACGATTTCGACATCCCCGATGTCGCCGAGGTGTGGCGCCGCGGCAGCGTCATCGGGTCCTGGCTGCTGGACCTGACCGCGATCGCGTTGCACCAATCGCCCGATCTCAAGGAGTTCTCCGGGCGGGTCTCCGACTCCGGGGAGGGCCGCTGGACCGCGATCGCGGCGATCGACGAGGGAGTTCCCTCGCCGGTGCTGACCACCGCGCTGCAGTCCCGCTTCGCCTCGCGGTCTCTCGATGACTTCGCCAACAAGGCGCTCTCGGCGATGCGCAAGCAGTTCGGGGGACACGCCGAGAAGCCGGCGAACTAG